A genomic region of Barnesiella viscericola DSM 18177 contains the following coding sequences:
- a CDS encoding alpha-galactosidase, with amino-acid sequence MKKYLFFTILNILVIMMAGCSDDPNYVMNRPDVHEHPELTDIAGFHSYKAPLYWSIYEACLDQQDLPVEKQHFSLEQWKEVIDWVATELKPHGYDMVCTDGFLDTQCVDGIFKTHYGGTAYRDIIDYAHSKGLKVGIYDIPMTYTCAERDKVPGTEYSMGSLLYNPDIDEVINPKANEPYKYIVMSHPGAREYIRALIRYYKELGADFLRFDYLSHYEDGFDRNNIVGKGYGRQNYADLLETIALEAKEQDIMVSLVMPHLYNDAEIEKRYGHMIRIVRDTWTGGWLHTSSHDRGKIYNRWSNLNNQFDGFTYWSHLSGRDKVILDGDFTIAHSFETDAEKKFCISIQLMAGGPIAVADQPGTIGDNLKYYTNDEMLALNHDRFVGKPLSDVVNSEGSNVWYGQMSNGDYIVGLFNREDNPKVFNVAFADLGISSPMKVRDLWEHADEGTASAINAQIEPHGCKIVRLSK; translated from the coding sequence ATGAAAAAATACTTATTCTTCACGATTTTGAACATCCTTGTCATCATGATGGCTGGATGTTCAGACGATCCGAACTATGTTATGAATCGTCCGGATGTGCATGAACATCCCGAACTGACAGACATCGCAGGCTTCCATTCTTACAAAGCCCCATTATATTGGAGTATATATGAAGCGTGTCTCGACCAACAGGATCTGCCCGTTGAAAAACAGCACTTTTCTTTAGAGCAATGGAAGGAGGTTATCGATTGGGTTGCGACTGAACTCAAACCTCATGGATACGATATGGTATGCACTGATGGCTTCCTTGATACGCAATGTGTAGATGGTATCTTCAAAACACATTATGGAGGTACTGCTTACAGGGATATAATCGATTATGCACATTCCAAAGGTCTGAAAGTCGGAATATATGATATTCCGATGACATATACCTGCGCAGAACGCGATAAGGTTCCCGGTACTGAATATTCCATGGGCAGCCTTCTATATAATCCCGACATTGATGAAGTTATAAATCCGAAGGCTAATGAGCCGTATAAATATATAGTTATGTCGCATCCGGGAGCACGCGAATATATCCGGGCACTGATTAGATATTACAAAGAGCTTGGAGCGGATTTCCTTCGATTTGATTATCTGAGTCATTACGAAGATGGTTTCGACAGGAATAATATTGTCGGCAAAGGATATGGCCGTCAGAACTATGCCGATTTATTGGAGACTATTGCATTGGAAGCCAAAGAACAAGACATTATGGTTTCGCTTGTAATGCCACATTTATATAATGATGCCGAGATTGAAAAACGTTATGGCCATATGATACGTATAGTCCGTGACACTTGGACCGGGGGTTGGCTGCATACATCTTCTCATGACCGCGGCAAAATCTATAACCGTTGGTCGAATCTCAATAACCAGTTTGACGGTTTCACTTATTGGAGCCACTTGAGCGGCCGCGACAAGGTCATACTTGACGGCGATTTCACGATTGCCCATAGTTTTGAAACCGATGCTGAGAAGAAATTCTGCATCTCCATACAGTTGATGGCCGGAGGACCGATAGCTGTTGCAGACCAACCCGGTACCATTGGTGATAATTTAAAATACTACACAAACGATGAAATGTTGGCACTGAACCATGATCGTTTTGTTGGTAAACCGCTGTCAGATGTAGTTAATTCTGAAGGCAGTAATGTGTGGTATGGCCAAATGAGCAACGGCGATTACATCGTAGGTCTTTTTAACAGAGAGGACAATCCTAAAGTCTTCAATGTAGCTTTCGCGGACTTGGGAATCAGCAGTCCTATGAAAGTGCGAGACCTCTGGGAGCATGCCGATGAAGGCACCGCCTCGGCAATCAACGCGCAAATCGAGCCCCATGGATGCAAAATAGTAAGGCTTTCCAAATAA
- a CDS encoding SusF/SusE family outer membrane protein, which translates to MKKICWLAAVATLSISGTASAQATLSEISELFMVGDPTQWSAFELVKTSDHVFFYQGKVEGGDGVSTGRFRASAWGADVVFNGPQVHAVEDKTLLSPATSATANIDYNNMEGGDKNWYIAESGNYRIVFDLDKAIVSITSDFSEVLPVITPSVYAVGDATIGGWNPAEGTPLTLDATNPYIFTYQTYMKGGAFKFSLRNDKEWDGNWIHPAQNITIGAEGLKKCAIEVFRGADLNDNQWTVSEAGTYKITLDLRNMEMSAEYLSDKVIANQLYMVGDLTNWSFQPMEQVSPNVFEATFDNCESGKRFRASMAPVWGTHLRPEIDNTELAIDNKYGLDIKMDQNEDYNWVTKEPGTYKIRFDLNKMKVSANNETTTSITEIIQDGGNATCEYFNLQGIRVMNPVAGEVYIQRTGTTVRKVIIR; encoded by the coding sequence ATGAAAAAAATCTGTTGGTTAGCTGCTGTTGCAACCCTGTCGATATCAGGCACTGCATCAGCTCAAGCAACCCTGTCGGAAATTTCCGAGCTCTTCATGGTAGGAGATCCTACCCAATGGAGTGCATTCGAACTCGTCAAAACATCTGATCATGTCTTCTTCTATCAAGGCAAGGTGGAAGGCGGCGACGGTGTCTCCACCGGACGCTTCCGTGCCAGTGCATGGGGTGCTGATGTCGTATTCAACGGTCCTCAGGTTCATGCCGTCGAGGACAAGACTCTCCTCAGCCCCGCGACATCGGCGACTGCCAACATCGACTATAACAACATGGAAGGCGGCGATAAGAACTGGTATATCGCCGAAAGCGGCAACTACCGTATCGTATTCGACCTTGATAAGGCCATCGTTTCCATCACTTCGGACTTCAGCGAAGTCCTTCCCGTGATTACTCCCAGCGTATACGCAGTGGGCGATGCCACTATCGGAGGCTGGAATCCGGCCGAAGGCACTCCTTTGACCCTGGACGCGACTAATCCCTACATTTTCACATATCAGACATATATGAAGGGCGGTGCTTTCAAGTTCAGCCTGCGCAATGATAAGGAGTGGGATGGAAACTGGATTCATCCGGCGCAGAATATCACCATTGGTGCAGAAGGTTTGAAAAAATGCGCCATAGAAGTATTCCGCGGAGCCGACCTGAATGACAACCAGTGGACTGTATCTGAAGCTGGAACATACAAGATTACGCTTGATTTGCGTAACATGGAGATGAGCGCAGAATACCTCAGCGACAAAGTTATCGCTAACCAGCTCTATATGGTAGGCGACCTTACAAACTGGTCTTTCCAGCCAATGGAACAGGTTTCGCCTAACGTCTTTGAGGCGACTTTCGACAACTGCGAGTCTGGCAAAAGATTCCGCGCATCGATGGCTCCCGTATGGGGAACACATCTTCGCCCCGAAATAGACAATACTGAGTTGGCAATCGACAACAAGTACGGTCTGGATATCAAGATGGATCAGAACGAAGATTACAACTGGGTAACCAAAGAACCGGGCACTTACAAAATCCGCTTCGATCTCAACAAAATGAAAGTCTCAGCCAACAACGAAACCACGACATCAATAACAGAAATCATTCAAGATGGCGGCAATGCCACCTGCGAATACTTTAACCTTCAGGGTATCCGTGTAATGAATCCTGTTGCCGGGGAAGTATACATTCAGCGAACCGGGACTACAGTCAGAAAAGTTATCATCCGCTAA
- a CDS encoding glycoside hydrolase family 127 protein, producing MKHFVIASALLVAFTAQADRHMSQIDNIDFSHVSICDSFWSPRLDDLANKTIPHCIDQIENKTLRMSNFINAAKGHGEHSGLCYDDSDVYKAMEGMAYSLINNPDSIIERKLETWINMIADAQWDDGYLNTYYTIVAPTPRWTDMIMHEMYCGGHLFEAAVAYYSATGKQSFLNVAKRFADHMMQTFGPDKRHWVPGHEEVELALVRLADATGDKKYLDFAHWLLEERGHGYGSHGNGAPWGTEYCQDDKPVREITDITGHAVRAMYLFCGMADVAAKKADRTYLDALQLVWEDVTERNMYVTGGIGSSVHNEGFTEDYDLPNREAYCETCASVGLIMWASRMNRLFGDAGYIDVLERTMYNAALAGVQLGGEKFFYVNPLESDGSHHRQEWYGTACCPSNISRFLPSMGNYIYGIDKDNIYVNLFIGNKTEIDVDSVPVHMSISGGYPFAGDVKITVKPEGSLPRNIKLRIPGWCDEYALKINGENRKFTKQNGYVTIPVDKMGADIELSMAMPVNIMAADPKVKENLCKRAVMRGPLVYCMEECDNPCYDAATINHDSEFCVEDGEGLLRNFKILKTNEGNITFIPYFAWDNRKPGKMKVWVDLGK from the coding sequence ATAAAACATTTCGTCATAGCATCAGCCCTTTTAGTAGCATTTACAGCACAGGCCGACCGGCATATGTCACAGATTGATAATATTGATTTTTCACACGTGTCGATATGCGATTCTTTCTGGTCGCCGAGGTTGGATGATCTGGCAAATAAAACCATTCCTCACTGCATTGATCAGATTGAGAATAAGACATTACGAATGAGTAACTTTATCAATGCCGCAAAGGGGCATGGCGAGCATTCCGGACTATGTTATGATGATTCCGATGTGTATAAGGCAATGGAAGGAATGGCCTACAGCCTCATCAATAATCCGGATTCGATAATTGAGAGAAAACTGGAAACCTGGATCAATATGATTGCAGATGCGCAATGGGATGACGGCTATCTGAACACATATTATACCATCGTAGCTCCAACTCCTCGATGGACAGATATGATAATGCACGAGATGTATTGCGGAGGCCATCTCTTTGAAGCTGCTGTTGCTTATTATTCCGCAACCGGCAAACAGTCCTTTCTCAATGTTGCGAAACGATTTGCCGACCATATGATGCAGACTTTCGGTCCGGATAAGCGACACTGGGTGCCTGGACACGAGGAAGTGGAACTCGCCCTTGTGCGTCTGGCAGATGCTACAGGAGATAAAAAATACCTCGATTTTGCCCATTGGCTTCTTGAAGAGAGAGGTCACGGTTACGGATCGCATGGCAACGGTGCGCCATGGGGAACCGAGTATTGCCAGGATGATAAACCAGTAAGGGAGATAACAGACATCACGGGGCATGCCGTCCGAGCCATGTATCTGTTCTGCGGTATGGCTGACGTTGCCGCTAAAAAAGCTGACAGAACTTATCTCGACGCGCTTCAGCTGGTATGGGAAGATGTGACGGAGCGCAATATGTATGTCACCGGGGGTATTGGATCCTCAGTCCATAACGAGGGTTTCACGGAAGACTATGACCTACCCAATCGTGAAGCTTACTGCGAGACCTGTGCTTCGGTGGGTCTTATAATGTGGGCATCGCGGATGAACCGTCTTTTTGGAGATGCCGGATATATCGATGTTCTAGAGCGGACAATGTATAACGCCGCTCTTGCCGGTGTCCAATTAGGAGGTGAAAAATTCTTTTATGTGAATCCTCTCGAATCGGATGGTTCACACCATCGTCAGGAATGGTATGGGACAGCCTGCTGCCCGAGTAACATTTCACGCTTCCTACCTTCTATGGGGAATTATATCTATGGGATTGACAAAGACAATATTTACGTCAATCTTTTTATCGGAAATAAAACAGAGATTGACGTAGACAGCGTGCCTGTGCATATGTCGATATCTGGCGGATATCCTTTTGCAGGGGATGTCAAGATTACAGTTAAACCGGAAGGAAGCCTGCCGAGAAACATAAAGCTGCGAATTCCCGGATGGTGCGATGAGTATGCGCTAAAAATCAATGGTGAGAACCGAAAATTTACGAAACAAAACGGATACGTGACTATTCCTGTTGATAAGATGGGAGCAGACATAGAACTCAGTATGGCAATGCCCGTCAATATTATGGCGGCCGACCCGAAGGTAAAAGAGAATCTTTGCAAGAGAGCTGTTATGCGTGGCCCTTTGGTTTATTGCATGGAGGAATGTGACAATCCCTGCTACGATGCTGCCACCATTAATCACGATTCTGAATTTTGTGTTGAAGACGGGGAGGGATTGCTCCGTAATTTCAAGATTCTAAAAACAAACGAAGGAAATATCACATTCATACCATATTTCGCGTGGGATAACCGCAAGCCAGGTAAAATGAAAGTCTGGGTCGACCTGGGCAAATAA
- the bglX gene encoding beta-glucosidase BglX, producing MNHSNITTAVLLLLYAATAQARDTDNNGFIDSLMAEMSIEEKIGQLNLPVGGDVVSGTAQAAVLDSLIMQGKIGGFFNVKGVDAVARFQRLAVEKGPHGIPLLVGADVVHGYETVFPIPLALSCSWDSTAIAEMARISAIEATADGVNWNYSPMVDICRDPRWGRIAEGSGEDPYLGSVLAQAYVHGYQGDGMRSDSSLMACVKHYALYGAAEGGRDYNGVDMSRECMFNYYMPPYKAAADAGVGSVMTSFNLINGQHATASEWLINGVLRNDWDFDGFVVTDYGSIDELPIMGVADKEDAAAVTLRAGTDMDMVTGRYLNDLKGALERGLVTEKMIDDACRRILIAKQRLGLFDDPYKYCKPERLAKDMYTPRHRKIARDIAAETFVLLKNDKHLLPLQKKGRIALIGPLANAANNMSGTWSGYCKPENHKSLLDAFRDALGTDAELLYAQGSNIYYDETTQRNCDWGRSIARGNDDEMHRQAIEIANNADIIICALGESAEMSGESSSRAEITIPDTQRDLLKQLYATGKPVILLLFTGRPLVLDWEDNHIPAILNVWFGGSEAADAIADVVFGEKVPSGKLTTTWPRSIGQIPLYYNHLPSSHPDFDSTQFNPYRSNYIDVSNEPLYPFGYGCSYTTFAYSKPYISTDRLAKGGAISLSIDVSNAGDYDGYEIVQLYINDPVARIARPVKELKSYKRVFIPKGETVNVSFEIDSDMLKYYDNELKYGYDSGEFRVMVGPDSKDLQSLIFYAE from the coding sequence ATGAATCATTCTAATATAACCACAGCCGTCCTGCTTTTACTCTATGCCGCTACCGCTCAGGCTCGTGATACAGATAACAACGGCTTCATCGACAGTCTTATGGCTGAGATGAGCATTGAGGAGAAAATCGGGCAGCTGAATTTGCCCGTCGGCGGAGATGTGGTGTCAGGAACAGCACAGGCAGCCGTGCTCGACTCTCTTATCATGCAAGGAAAAATTGGCGGCTTCTTCAATGTCAAAGGAGTTGATGCGGTTGCCCGCTTTCAAAGGTTAGCAGTTGAGAAAGGTCCGCACGGCATACCCTTGCTCGTGGGAGCTGATGTGGTGCATGGTTATGAGACAGTCTTTCCAATCCCTTTGGCATTGTCGTGTTCATGGGACAGCACCGCCATAGCCGAAATGGCCCGTATCTCAGCTATCGAGGCTACAGCCGACGGTGTAAACTGGAATTATAGCCCGATGGTCGATATCTGCCGAGACCCGCGTTGGGGCCGTATCGCCGAAGGATCCGGCGAGGATCCGTATCTCGGAAGTGTTCTCGCCCAAGCGTATGTTCATGGATATCAGGGCGACGGGATGCGTTCTGACTCATCCCTTATGGCTTGTGTGAAACACTACGCATTATATGGAGCTGCGGAAGGTGGACGCGATTACAACGGCGTTGACATGAGCCGCGAATGTATGTTCAACTATTATATGCCCCCTTATAAGGCTGCCGCGGATGCCGGTGTCGGTTCGGTGATGACATCGTTCAATCTTATCAACGGTCAGCACGCCACTGCCTCGGAGTGGCTTATCAACGGGGTTCTGCGTAACGACTGGGATTTTGACGGTTTTGTTGTCACTGACTACGGCTCAATAGACGAGCTGCCGATTATGGGAGTGGCAGACAAAGAAGACGCCGCCGCTGTCACATTAAGGGCCGGCACAGATATGGATATGGTTACAGGCAGATATCTCAACGATTTAAAAGGTGCTCTTGAGCGCGGACTTGTTACTGAAAAGATGATAGACGACGCGTGCCGTCGCATCCTGATTGCCAAACAACGGCTCGGACTATTCGACGATCCATATAAATATTGCAAGCCTGAGCGTCTGGCTAAAGATATGTACACGCCCCGACATCGCAAGATTGCCCGGGATATCGCCGCCGAAACCTTTGTATTGCTTAAAAACGACAAGCATCTCCTTCCTTTGCAAAAGAAAGGTCGGATTGCGCTTATCGGTCCTCTCGCCAATGCCGCAAACAACATGAGCGGGACTTGGAGCGGCTATTGCAAGCCTGAAAATCACAAGTCGCTGCTTGACGCTTTCCGCGACGCCCTCGGCACCGATGCTGAACTGCTTTATGCGCAGGGAAGCAATATCTACTATGATGAGACTACCCAACGAAATTGCGACTGGGGCCGTTCTATCGCTCGCGGGAACGATGACGAGATGCATCGTCAGGCCATAGAAATTGCAAATAACGCAGATATCATAATCTGTGCGCTTGGCGAAAGCGCGGAAATGAGCGGTGAGTCGTCGAGCCGTGCGGAAATCACAATCCCCGATACTCAGCGCGATCTTCTCAAACAGTTATACGCTACCGGGAAGCCTGTAATACTGTTGCTTTTCACCGGCCGTCCTCTTGTGCTTGACTGGGAGGACAATCACATTCCAGCCATACTGAATGTGTGGTTCGGAGGCAGCGAGGCAGCCGATGCCATAGCGGACGTTGTCTTCGGCGAAAAGGTGCCGTCCGGGAAACTGACTACCACATGGCCGCGTTCAATCGGCCAGATACCACTGTATTACAATCATCTGCCCTCAAGTCATCCCGACTTTGATTCCACGCAGTTTAACCCCTATCGAAGCAACTATATCGACGTGAGCAACGAACCTCTTTATCCGTTCGGTTATGGATGCAGCTATACCACATTCGCTTATTCAAAACCATATATAAGCACCGACCGATTGGCAAAAGGAGGGGCTATATCGCTTTCAATAGATGTCAGCAATGCCGGGGATTACGATGGATACGAAATTGTGCAATTGTATATCAATGATCCAGTTGCCCGGATAGCCCGTCCTGTCAAAGAATTGAAATCTTATAAACGGGTATTCATCCCGAAGGGTGAGACCGTGAATGTCAGCTTTGAGATAGACAGCGACATGCTCAAATATTATGACAACGAGCTGAAATATGGTTATGATTCGGGTGAATTCCGCGTTATGGTGGGTCCAGACTCAAAGGATCTTCAATCCTTGATTTTTTATGCCGAATAA
- a CDS encoding aldose epimerase family protein, which translates to MKHIIYFAAALIMVGCASNQKTTLSGLDKNDFDTIVNNQKISLFTLHNGDMEVCVTNYGGRIVSLMVPDKDGRPRDVVLGHDNIRDYLEIDGNFGAIIGRYGNRINRGRFTLDSIVYQLPQNNYGHCLHGGPIGFHHSIWSATQTTDTTLVLTLHSTDGDAGFPGNLNVEVVYSLTSDCGLKIAYTAYTNKPTIINLTNHSYFNLSGDHTKEITDELLTIKASGFTPIDSTFMPTGEIRSVKGTIFDFNHMHAIGENINADDEQIINGMGYDHNFVLDKSCPFAAQLYDTVSGIVMTVSTDQPGLQFYSGNFLDGQVCGKNGIAYPKRSALCLETQHYPDSPNHLDWPSVRLNPGEKYHTETVYSFSIR; encoded by the coding sequence ATGAAACATATTATCTATTTCGCAGCCGCACTGATAATGGTTGGCTGCGCATCAAATCAAAAGACGACTTTATCAGGCCTTGACAAAAATGATTTTGACACCATTGTCAACAATCAGAAAATATCCCTGTTCACCTTGCACAACGGCGATATGGAAGTCTGCGTCACAAACTACGGAGGCCGAATTGTGTCGCTTATGGTTCCAGATAAAGACGGCCGACCACGCGATGTCGTGCTCGGGCATGACAACATCCGTGACTATCTCGAGATCGACGGCAACTTCGGAGCGATTATCGGACGATACGGCAACCGAATCAACAGAGGCCGCTTTACGCTCGATTCAATAGTTTATCAACTGCCACAGAACAACTATGGGCATTGTCTCCATGGTGGGCCGATAGGTTTTCATCATTCAATATGGAGTGCCACCCAGACAACTGACACCACACTTGTACTTACACTGCACAGCACTGACGGCGATGCCGGCTTCCCGGGAAACCTAAACGTCGAAGTTGTATATAGTTTAACTTCCGATTGTGGATTGAAAATCGCCTATACCGCCTATACCAATAAGCCGACCATCATCAATCTCACAAACCACAGCTATTTTAATCTTAGCGGAGACCATACAAAAGAGATAACCGATGAACTGCTGACAATAAAGGCTTCAGGTTTTACCCCTATCGACTCGACGTTTATGCCGACAGGAGAAATCCGTTCCGTCAAGGGAACAATATTCGACTTCAACCACATGCACGCTATTGGAGAAAACATCAATGCTGACGACGAGCAAATCATCAATGGAATGGGCTATGACCATAACTTTGTCCTTGACAAGAGTTGCCCATTTGCAGCGCAGCTTTATGATACCGTGAGTGGTATTGTAATGACTGTTAGCACAGATCAGCCAGGCTTACAGTTCTATTCAGGTAATTTCCTCGACGGCCAGGTCTGTGGAAAGAATGGAATTGCCTATCCGAAACGGTCTGCTCTATGCCTTGAGACACAACACTATCCTGACAGCCCTAATCACTTAGATTGGCCATCTGTGCGCCTTAATCCCGGAGAAAAGTACCATACTGAGACTGTATATTCATTTTCAATACGTTAG